A region of the Paracoccaceae bacterium genome:
GAGATGGTGGCCGACATCCTGACGGCGCACCTGGGCCTGCCGGCCGGCGAGGCCGCCAGACGCCTGGCCGGGGCGCAGCCGGTGATTGCCGAGGGCCTGCCGCGCGGGCAGGCACGGCGGGTTGCGGCGCTGCTGTCGGTGATCGGGGCGCGGGCGAGGATCGAAGGGCACCAGGCCAGCGCGACCGATCCACGCCGCGACATCGCGCTGCACCCGCGCGGCCGGGTGACCCGGACCGACACGTTGCAGACGCTGGCCCATGTGGCGATGCGTCCGCCCCGAGACCTGGCGCGCGATCTGGCCTCGCCCTCTGGCCTTGTGATCACGGGGCTGACGCTGGAGCGTGTCGGGCTGTGGCAGGCGGCGATGCCCCGCCTGACCGGGCTGCGCCTGATCCTGTCGGACCCGGCGACGGCGCGCTACGACCTGATCCCGTTGCAGCGCCCGGCCGATCCGGCGGCGCCCGCGGCGCTGGCGCGGCAGCTGGCGCGGCTGGGCACGCGGCGCTGCGCGATGACCTGCGCGATCGCGGCCGACCTCGACCGGGCGACGTGCGATCACCTGATGCGCCGTTTTCCCGGCAGCGGCGCGGCACCGGTGAATCGCGATTTCCAGCGGTTCGACCTGATGCTGGAAGGCGCCGAAGGACTGTCCGACAGCGAGGTCAGCGACTTCCTGATCACGCGCGGCGGGGCGATGCCCGGAACCGTGCTGGCGCCGGGCGCCGGGAGCCCGATGTGCATCGAACGCGGCCTGCCCCGGGCGCAGGCGCTGGCTTTCCAGGCCGAATATGCGGCGATCGGGCTGCGCACGCGCGCGCGGCTCTGCGGTCTCGGCCCCGCCTGACGGCGGCACCCACAGGGTCGGCGCCCGGATCCCCCCGCTCCCGGGGGAGCGCGCGGCCCCGAGGCGGCCCCTTTCCCCGGGGGCCGCCTCCCTATCTCGTTCAAATGCCAGCGGTTAAGCCGGCCTTCACCGCGATGTGCGAGGTCTGGTCCCGGGTGTTGGAACGGGTGTGTGGATGGCAGGGCAGTCAAATGCCGCGCCAGTCATCATCAAGCGGAAGAAGATCATCGCGGGCGGTGGCCACCACGGGGGGGCGTGGAAGGTTGCCTATGCCGACTTCGTGACGGCCATGATGGCCTTCTTCATGCTGATGTGGCTGTTGAACGCGACGACCGAAAAGCAGCGCAAGGGGCTTGCGGACTATTTCAATCCGACGATCCCGGTGAACCGGATATCGGGCGGCGGCGATGGCGCCTTCGGCGGTGACAGCGTGTTCGCGGAACAGGCGCTGGCGCGCAACGGATCGGGCGCGTCGAACCTGCACCCGACCGAGGATGAGCAGGCGCGCGGCGAGATCGGGACCATGCAGGCCGAGGCCCAGGCCGCAGCCGAGGAACAGGCGAAACAGATCGCGCGGATGCTGACGGCGCGCGGCGGCGAAAGCATGACGATGGAACGCGCCCTGCGGCATGTGGCGACGAAGGTGACGGACGAGGGGCTGGTGATCGAGGTCTTCGACCTGCCCGACGTGCCGCTGTTCGACGCGCTGACGGCCGCGCCGGCACCGATCCTGCGCGACATCGCGGCGCTGCTGGCAGAGGTGCTGGCGGTCACCGCGAACGATCTTGCGGTGAACGGGCATGTGCGTTCGCTTCCCGTGACGCTGATCGACAATCCGGTCTGGACGCTGTCCTCGGAACGGGCGCAGGCCATGCGCGGCCTGCTGGAGGACGCCGGCCTTGCCGCCGGGCGGATGGCCCGGATCAGCGGGCACGCCGACCGCGCGCCCGTGACGCCCGACCCGGCGGCCGTGCGCAACAACCGGCTGGAGGTCGTGCTGTTGCGCCGGGACAGGTAGGAAATCCGGCGGAGTTTATCGGTTAACCGCCTGTCAATCTTGCGTTAGTCCGATCTTAAGGGACGCTGCGGATGCTGCATGCCGACCATTGCGTCGCGCAGCAGAAGGGTGCCATCCGATGACGATTTCCTCCTCGCTCAATGCGGGGGTCGCAGGGCTGAACGCCAATGCGACCCGACTGGCCACGATCTCGGACAACATCGCCAACTCGGCCACCTATGGCTACAAGCGGTCGGACGCGGATTTCCACTCGGTCGTCATCCAGGGCAATGCGGGATCGTCCTATTCGGCGGGGGGCGTGCGCGTCTCGACGGCACGCCTGATCGACGAACGGGGGCCGCTGATCGCGACGTCGAACCCCACGGACATCGCCATCGACGGGCGCGGCTTCCTGCC
Encoded here:
- a CDS encoding chemotaxis protein MotB codes for the protein MAGQSNAAPVIIKRKKIIAGGGHHGGAWKVAYADFVTAMMAFFMLMWLLNATTEKQRKGLADYFNPTIPVNRISGGGDGAFGGDSVFAEQALARNGSGASNLHPTEDEQARGEIGTMQAEAQAAAEEQAKQIARMLTARGGESMTMERALRHVATKVTDEGLVIEVFDLPDVPLFDALTAAPAPILRDIAALLAEVLAVTANDLAVNGHVRSLPVTLIDNPVWTLSSERAQAMRGLLEDAGLAAGRMARISGHADRAPVTPDPAAVRNNRLEVVLLRRDR